The Papaver somniferum cultivar HN1 chromosome 6, ASM357369v1, whole genome shotgun sequence genome segment TTACCTGTCTTGCGGACCACTAACTTACCAGGTTCGTAATGAACATCAGCCAACTTCTCAAGCGACTGCGCTCCTGTTAGTCTCAGCGGTGCACTTTTATGCTCATGTGTCTCTAATCTCAAATAAGTCCCATCCCTAAATGGGTTCTTTGACTTAAGGAATATACGATAGTTAATGTACACAATCTTGCTGTCGTAACCTAAATAAGTACTTCGAGTTTCGTCTGCGCAGTAAACACAGCACAGTAGCCATGAGTGGTACATCCACTTAAAACAACTTGAACAGGCAAGTCATGAATTCCAAACATCAGAGTTGCTTTCAGAGTAAAATACTCCCTTTTCAAAGAATCAAAAGCTTTTACACCTTGATGCCAAAGTTTTTTTAGCGTGTTGACCAACGACCACAAAAAAACATCAATGTCTTGACCCGGTGACTTACGCCCAGGTATCAACGGAGTCATCATTTGGAATTCAGACTTCATAAACATAGAAGGTAGAATATTATACACCACAAGGATCACAGGACAACAACTCCAACTCAAAGTCTGTATACCATGAGGATTAAACCCATCTGTTgatattccaagccaaacatttcTTCCTTCCGTGACAAACAACGTAAACTTCAGTTTCATTTTTGCCCACTGAGATGAATCGATTAGATGACGCATATATTCAGATGAAACTTGCGATCGATCGTGCCACAACATTGGGTCTGATATCCAAGGTAGATAAtacattttctttagtttttcgtCTACAGGAAAGTATCTCAGCACTTTGCAAGGTTCATTTGTCACCACATGACCATCTTTGGTAGCTTTCAACTTAAACCTCAGAGTTTTGCATACCGGACACTCTATGAAATCCTCATTCTCCTCGTAATACAAAATACAATGATTCTCACAAGCATGAATAACCTTCGCTTTCATCCCCAGATCCTTAAGCATTGACCTcatagcatcatagtttttgGTCAACTTGTTAGGTTCCGGAAGCCATTCTCTTAACAAATCCAACAAAGTGTTGACACAGTTACCCGAAATTTTATAAGTTTTCTTCACATTATGCAATTCTACCATAACATAGAGGATTGTGAGATTGTATTCACACCCAGGGTATAACTTCTCTCCCGCTAACGATTTGTACCTATTATAACGATTCTCGACATCTGGATCTTCTAAGGGTGATTCTCCAATTTGTGTTCCATCATGGTCATGATGAATACCAAAGGAAGAGTCAATAAAATCATTCAAATTCAAATAATATGATTGTTTATCAGGCGTTTCTTCGACTACGGCCTTCCCCTTAGAACGACTTGTTAAAGCACCATCCTTTCTCTCACCATGTAAACTCCAGATGGTGTATGTATTGTCGACACCATGCTCATACATATGGGTCCTAACAATCGAGAATCCAAGTGGATGTCTATTTTCACACTTACTACAAGGGCAAGCACACGTTTTTTCACTAGTACCATTTTTtaagtagtaaataaagttcgttcaactcggacttgtgtagactcaatttcagacttaataatagaaaacaataaaaataaagaaaatatatacacaaggtttgtcacaatgtcgagagattactgagactcaagattccaccaaacctcataccatgtggttcaaaaatcaattcttagacaattatagctcttgtttattgactctaattctttgccacggtagattttaaaaagattaaatgtaaatcactagcatgatgcatcaaaagcacttagaccaagcatacatcatcatacgacttgacaactaattaagaaaaatcttaaaacgattaaattaatgcaaaaagtcataaaaaagaattaaatataattaccacacgtatgaaatatggcttcctctgtcatcccagtgttggggtttagctcctcatattaatcatgatctaaaaatatgtgtttggtgctcaaaagatgattaaaagaatgaaaagtaataacacagactgtttgcaacagtgtattgttgttgcaaatcagctgttacaatggaacttttacagaaaaactgttgctttgtcgcggattttaaaaccctagaataagactgcccggaacagcttaatgttcttcagctgttaaacaacgacacttttctgcgactgtctaccgagggtcaatgttcttcagctgttcttcttcttcaacaacagcagcaacagaaacagagtttggtaaagctctgatttattcttctctggctctccttaggttccccaactctcgacacctcttctatatgacctaagacatctatttatatcaaaaataccgattaaatctctcccaaatcttccaaaatctctttccttctcttcacggccaagttgcgacaatttctcgttttaggatttctacgcgtttctgagctttcctttttattctaaactcttccttagatagatacaaatctttgggaaggatTACAgtgttttaatcactctaaaattccctaaaacaggtcacacacgtgactttccatattttcttgttgtgagaaaaatccgtcctttgagcccaatctaatcgatttaaacacccatatcatattcctagacccataaggagtctatcctatgataATCAGAGTTTTAATcgactcctccaaatcacgattgccaaaactgctctttaactacacttttttcccgccaaaacctgatttttgaatgttgaagatggttgccccttatccatagtaggtgtgcgattagcagatgcctggaaatgggatgccccttagtaattaggttaccccttatccaaagtgagggtctgaatagcaaatgtcctcccatgaacgcaaaaaacacttttcgagccaatttcgccgcaaaatcttatttttccaaaaacacctacaaagacataaaaagccaaaataaatacaaaatcgagcactaacaatatatacaattgagattatatcagacacaaaaatgtgtctatcaaatacccccaaacctattatttgctagtcctcgagcaaaaataaaatagaaataaaatcctaactcactgtcgcaggcatcgtcgattgcatttagcgtatgcaataagcctttaaacccctaggtgtccctagtggcagagtgttgtctccggagggcttaccagaggtatactcaCAAAACTTTTTTACTCCAGGCCCtagatatctacacagaaccttggaaggcactaaagaatctccttggttggcatacttattgactacgggaggaagtaccctgatgtgaaattccaattgttgtacacgagtttgcactcaagcatactaaaattcatatgaagtgacagagctctactcagatagtcacactatggacatcaatatccggagtcaaaactaatcacatggatagatcaagaagatggatatagaaaaacatggatggttttgatgtttactaggtgaacggtgtttctcatatctgtctgaaggcctccgccaaaatgaacctatcctaatggactgagatactagtctgactaatatcaatacactggcatacacaagggaaccaatgattgataatcctaactctaggtcaacacaactggcatatacaagggttccagtggtcgactttattgaatttattccagttggtctgatggtctggtctcttttttttttttgtatcgcaatcactctaattcaccctagcattggtaacaacttgaatcgtgagacccacctaatcacttagagaaacatagtttaaaaacaaaacaaaataaaaacagaagtgaaaaggactcaacgagatatggtgaaactatcatgttatttctaacacctgagctctgtgcttttatgaatagactctttagatgttgccatctagtcagattggttcctcaactcctacaaccaaaatgcttccatccacttagattggttagtgccatccttaataagcataaatttctaggctctggagtttaattgtgcaactaaaaagtttctcctatacccccaaaattaaatctaacgttgtcctcaatgttctaaagatcaaattaaaagcatgaacaaggagaaactgttaccatttgaagcaaaagagataaggaaagatattaccgtgttgcatgagaatgggttacctcccaataagtgctaagtttaatgtcttcagccagactaagaaaggattagtcaccttataaaatcataaagtaatagccgaaatatctgtgggtcatcaaaaccaaatagagttgtcacaagtaaaaggaatctgcaacatgccaagaaaatgaacaaataaagcacacccttgtctagtttcctgtttaagacaactacatctagttgtggttcaagttcaggatctataaccgggtccaaataaaatattttcatgggttgcgtttcctcataggttagatccaaatgttcaggttctagagtctggaaaaactcaaataaaaact includes the following:
- the LOC113291755 gene encoding uncharacterized protein LOC113291755 → MYEHGVDNTYTIWSLHGERKDGALTSRSKGKAVVEETPDKQSYYLNLNDFIDSSFGIHHDHDGTQIGESPLEDPDVENRYNRYKSLAGEKLYPGCEYNLTILYVMVELHNVKKTYKISGNCVNTLLDLLREWLPEPNKLTKNYDAMRSMLKDLGMKAKVIHACENHCILYYEENEDFIECPVCKTLRFKLKATKDGHVVTNEPCKVLRYFPVDEKLKKMYYLPWISDPMLWHDRSQVSSEYMRHLIDSSQWAKMKLKFTLFVTEGRNVWLGISTDGFNPHGIQTLSWSCCPVILVVYNILPSMFMKSEFQMMTPLIPGRKSPGQDIDVFLWSLVNTLKKLWHQGVKAFDSLKREYFTLKATLMFGIHDLPVQVVLSGCTTHGYCAVFTAQTKLESKNPFRDGTYLRLETHEHKSAPLRLTGAQSLEKLADVHYEPGKLVVRKTGKRKRCQSDKEEDDSELVTGAFFKKCILWELESYCALTIRHCVDVMHTEKNVMEHIIYTIFDKDNKAIVAWNNRDKLKENKLHCGEWKEKKTKKGVEMVPLFVLSEKEKTDFCQILKDLKVPTGFSSNISNNVNMEQLNLRSLKSHDYHVIMGYLSPVLLQHAFP